In Bernardetia litoralis DSM 6794, the genomic window GATCTGAATCTGCAAACCTTTGGTGGGGAATTTATGGCTTCTGTGAAAAGACTGGATGGGAAGATTTGAATCTTTTTGATGAAAATAAAAAACGAATTGGAGGATTGTGCCTAAATGGAAAAGGTTATTTAAGAGCTGGACTTGACGATTTAAAAAATGATCCTGAAGAGACGGAATTTGTGGAGGCTATTGAAAAGTATTTAACAGATAACAAATGCCATTATTGGTATTACTATGATAACAAAGACGATGAAGACTTTTACGAAGTACCTTATTTAGCACCAAAAAATCATAATGGAGTAAAACCTAGGTTTATGGATATTTGGCATCCTGATGAGGGAATTGGGATATCAACAATTAATTCGGCAATTAAGGTTTGGGCTAAAGAACATTTAAGGATAGAAGATTGTGATATCGAAATTCAGAATGAGGAGTCTTTTGAGGATTCCTTGAAATCGTTTAAGGAAAATGAGGAATTGTTTGGAGGTGATTCAAAAGTTGAAGTGAAATTTGCAGATGAATTGATAGAAGAATTAAGTCAACATTGGAAGAAGCCCAAAGACGAAGTATTAAAGAAATTGGAAAACTCAATTAAATAAAACGAAAGCACAACACTATGTAAAAATGCATTAAAACGCATTTTACACTAAACGTTAGCAGCCATTATAAAATGATAAGATATTACATCATATTGACAATTTTGTGCTTATCTTTTATTGGAAAATTGTTCGGACAAGATACTGTAATATACAGCCAAGAAAACGCATCTATGTTTTCAAATAACTATACTTTCATCAAAAAAGATAAAGCAGACAATTCTGGAGTATTTCAACAATATTCTGGAACTGACGATATGCAACATTGGTTTGGAAGTGGAACATTTACTGAAACAAAACGAAAAATATTTTTGACCTTTGACACAACCAATAATCAAAACCGTATCGAAACAGTTTCATCCACAAATCATAGTGACACACTTTATATAAAATGGTTTGACTGGAGGGGTGAACAACAAGAATGGTTTAGCATTCAGTTTGCTGATACTACTAAGACGAAAGATACATATCGTGCAAACTTTTTGATGGGATTTGTAAAAATTCCAAAGGAAGATTTGACAAACAAGAATCTTTTGCTTTATGCATTTGGGAGCAACAGAAATATATTTAATTTTTCAGTTGCTGAAAATATTGACGAAATAAACCTTTTTGTCAATGACCCAATTTTAATGCACACGTTTGACAAGACAACAGAAACACTTAAAAAAAATAAAAAAGGTTTTACAACAGTTGGTATGTGGACTAATGGAAAGCAAACCCAGTTTACAGTAAGACAAAAATAACGGCTGCTAACATTGGCTTAGCAAAAATGGGCGTAACATTTTGACACAGACATTTGAACATAAAATAAATTTTAAAGGTTTAGCGAGGGAAGGAGCTAAGAAATCCCACTTTCGCCAAGCCACACCGTTGGGAGTGAAATGCCTTCGCTACGCTACGGCACTTCACTCCCAACGAAGCAAGGATTCCATCCCGTGTTAGGTTCGTGTCTACGCTACGCTACGACACATTCACCCAACACGAGATTTACAAAATTATAAAATTTTCCTCCCTAAGGTCGGAATTTTATAACTTCGTAAATCCCTGCTTCGTTAGCGTACATTTAAATACAATACATCACCAACTTTATATTTATTAATTGAATCACACACAACAAAAGATGTAGCACCTAATTTTGTTTGGTCAGGTAATTCAATCTTATAATACATCATTTCAGTCATACCATCTCTTTGGTAGGCTTTTGTTACTATTAAAACACTCGGCTCTGTTCTGTGTATCTGTTCTGTTTTATCGCAAGAAGTAAGCGATAAAAAAACGCACGCTAACAAAGTATAAAGTGCATAGCTTAGTTTTGTTCTTAAATTTTTCATTTGTCCTATTTTTAAAGTTATTTAATAATTGAATGTTTCGTGCTGTTTTAGGTCGCTACGACACCTTATACAAACCGTTAGCTGTTATTCACAAAAAATGAAGTCAATTTGACTAATTCTAAAATTGAAATACAAAACATTTTACCAAACACGAAATTAACCTGTTTTGTAATTCCTTCTCTTTTTTCTAAAGCTGAATGTGAAGAGCTATTAAATGTGAATAGGAAAGAATCATTTCAAAAAGCTATTTCAAACTACCCTACTTATTACAGAAATAACGAAAGGTTTGTAACAGATGATAATGAATTATCTATTCAATTATTTAAGAAAGTAAAACCTTACTTACCTAAAATTATTAAAATAGACTCAAGCATTAAAGCTGAAAACGGAATTTGGAAAATTAAAGAGTTAAATAATAGACTTAGGTTTTGTAAATACTCTGAAAATCAATATTTCAATAGACATCTGGACGGTATTCATTACCGAAATGAAACAACACAGTCTAAGTTGACGTTTATGATATATTTAAATAATGCTTCTGAATTCAAGGGAGGACGAACTTTATTTTATGAAACAAAAGAAACAGATAAAATTTGGGCATCATACATACCTAAACAAGGAGACCTTATAGTTTTTGACCATAATGTTTGGCACGAAGGAGAATTAGTAAAGCAAGGTGAAAAATATGTTTTAAGGAGCGATATTTTATATTCAAAACAAGTAACAAAACAAATACAAAAACCTTTTACTGGACATTTAGGTTATATATGGTCAATACTCAAAATAAATGATAACACAATACTTAGCGGAGGAAGAGACAAAGAAATAAAATCTTGGAATATCTTTGGCAAACAAATGCATTCATTGAATGGACATTTAAATTCAATTTTAAGCATTGAGAAAATAAGTAACAATATTTTTATTTCAGGTTCAAGAGACCGTAAAATAATAGTCTGGAAAGACTTCAAAAAAATTAACACCATAGAAATTCATTCTGCAATTGTTCTTTCTCTTTGTCGTATAGATAACAATACTTTTGCTTCGAGTAGCGGAGACAATACCGTTAAAATATCAAACCTTAAAGGAACCGTTTTACAGACATTTAAAGAACATAAAAATTGGGTTTGGAAAGTCATTAAACTAAGCCAAGACATTATTGCCTCAAGTTCAGAAGATGGTACAATTAAAATTTGGGATTGTAAAATAGAAAAATCAATAAACACCTTTTTTGAAAACTGTTCTATTATTAGTCTTACGTATAATAAACTAACACGACAATTAATTAGTGGAAATTTAAAAGGTGAAATTACTATTCGAACTTTGTCTAAAGATTATCATCAAGTAGGAATTAAAACATTTAAAGCGCATTCGGGAATAATTAGAACAATTAAGTTAATAAACCATAATCAGATTGCAACAGGTGGTGAAGATAACAAAGTGAAAATTTGGGATTTGAATGGACAAATACTGTCAGAGTTTGAACATCAAAATTTTGTTCAATCTATTGAATTACTTGATAAAGAAACGATAATAAGTGCATCTTATGATGGAACTATAAAAACGTGGAAAATAAAAACAACAGCTAACAATGGCTATAATTAATACGGGTTTAAGTGTTTAATCCAAAGTTTTGTGTATTTTTATAAAGTCCGCCAAATCTTTTGATTTGGCTTTAGAACATAAAAAAATAAACAAAATAAAAAGTTTTGGCTAAGTGCAAGTTCGGAAGCTACCGCTTCTCTACTCCCGCACTAAGTATAGCCGAAGCCGTTGGGAGTGAAATGCTTTCGCTACGCTACGGCACTTCACTCCCAACGAAGCAAGGATTCCATCCCGTGTTAGGTTCGTGTCTACGCTACGCTACGACACATTCACCCAACACGAGATTTACAAAATTATAAAATTTTCCTCCCTAAGGTCGGAATTTTATAACTTCGTAAATCCCTGCTTCGTTATGGGCAATTAAAATGAAGAATCTAAAAAACATATCAATTTTTCTTTTTGTAGCAATATTATTTTCTTGTGGAAATCAGCAATCGAATAATACTAAAACTGAAGTTATTATTTCTGACACTATTAAATCGGTAAATAACGATATTGATTATATAAACGAAAAAGAAATAAATTCGAAAGAAGACAAAAGCGAATCTAAAACTGATATTATTGAAGAAATTATCCCTATTGATTTTAAAATGACGAAAGAAGAAAAACTAATATCTTCATTTTGCAAAGATTTTAACTATAAAAAAATAGAAAGGGGGTTTAATAAACTTCAAAACAAAACAACAAATAAACGCAAGTACGTTTGGCAAACTGACTTAGAAAGAGAAATAATTAATGATTTTTTTGAACAAATAATAGAGTTTAGAGTAGAAATTCAAGAAGAAGAAAATCCAGCAGTCTATTCTGTTTATACCAATAAGATTAGTCTAATTAAAACTAAAGACGGAAGGATAGCTTTTTATAAGATAAATAGACTTGAAAACGTAAAAATAAATGAGGAATGGCGAGAACAAAATGTCGTATTACAAAAAGACTCAAGTAGTCTTTTAAAAAAACTACAAGCTGACTTCAAAAAAACATACGACCGGAAACTAGATTTTGATGAATTATTTGAAACACAAATTGTGTATGGTAGTCATTGTGGTTTTGCTGGTATGGAACCAAAATACAGAATTAAAATGAATAAATTAGTTGAATTAAAAGACTCTACAACATTAATAAAATGGCTTAAATCCGCTACTATTGAAATTCAACTCTATGCAATTGATGGGATTCTAAATTTAAAGAAGAATGGTTTAAAATTTGACACATCAACTCTTGAACTTATTGAATTAATAGAAAATAAAGAAGGAGAAGCATACACTTGTTCTGGTTGCACACATTGGAATAGACCCATAAATGAAATAATAGAAAAAATAAAAAAAAGCCCATAACACTGTGTATAAAACATAGCTAGCAAGTGCTAAACTCTTAGTATTGTGCTTTCTACTAAGTCCGCCAAATCTGCGATTTGGCATTAATAAAAAACAAAATGTAAATACCAAATCGCAGATTTGGCTAAGTAATAATTCGAAACTTTTTGTATATTTATACGCTACGTTTCATACACTAACCGTTGGGAGTGAAATGCCTTCGCTACGCTACGGCACTTCACTCCCAACGAAGCAAGGATTCCATCCCGTGTTAGGTTCGTGTCTACGCTACGCTACGACACATTCACCCAACACGAGATTTACAAAATTATAAAATTTTCCTCCCTAAGGTCGGAATTTTATAACTTCGTAAATCCCTGCTTCGTTAGGCACAATTTTAATAAATAGAGAGCAAAAGTAATTTTTAGAATCAATCTTTTTTTCAAAAAACTGTTATTTCTCAATCTAAAAAACGGACAATTTTTGTCTTCAAAGAAATGTGATTTTGTCCAAAGGCTTTTTAAGAACACATCTTTTTTGCCGACAAACAGAAATAGTTAACAGAAAAAAATGTACTTTTACTTTAGAACTGAGCTTGTAAACTTGAAAAAAAACTGTGCCTAACATTGTCTTAGCGAAAATGGGCTTAACGTTTTGACACAGACATTTGAACATAAAATAAATTTTAAAGGTTTAGCGAGGTAAGGAACTAAGAAGTCCCACTTTCGCCAAGCCATACCGTTGGGAGTGAAATGCCTTCGCTACGCTACGGCACTTCACTCCCAACGAAGCAAGGATTCCATCCCGTGTTAGGTTCGTGTCTACGCTACGCTACGACACATTCACCCAACACGAGATTTACAAAATTATAAAATTTTCCTCCCTAAGGTCGGAATTTTATAACTTCGTAAATCCCTGCTTCGTTGGCAAACATTTAAGTAATCCGTTAACTAATTGAAAACCATCGTTCACTCATTTTGAATTTATGTATAACAAAACAAAGAATAGATTTGAAAATAAATCTAAACTGAATGAAAAAAACAATACTTACATTCCTGATAATTATTCTGAATCTCAATTTAAGTTTTTCACAAACAAAATCTGAAATTGATTCTCTGTTAAACGGAATTTCGGAAACGGAAAATTCTAAAGAAATTACGAAAAGTGAACAAGCGAAAAAAATTATTGCTTTCGGAGAAAACTCTCTGACAACTCTTGCGGAATTTTTCACTGACTCTACTGAGACTAAAGTTAAATCGGAATGTCAAGAGCGGAATTTAACAAAAGGAGAAATTGCGATTATTATGGCTGACCAAATTGAGTTTATGCCTTATGGAACATTAACTGGAATTCAGAATTGCCTTTTGACTTTCTGCAAGAATAATCCAAATTTAGTCGAGTATTATTTTTGGGCAATTAAGAGAGATGGAGTTCAGAACTTTCAAAAAAAATATATTGATTGGCTAAAAAGTGATGAACACAAAAAATACACACCATTATTTGTTCGAAAAACAGAAAAAGAAATAGAAAAACAAGAAAAGAAAAAAGCACGAAAAGAAAAGCGTGAAAAAAGACGAGCGGAAAAAAATAAATAAAAAACGATTTGCCAACACCGTATATAATTTATTGCTAGTTCTAGCCTACTTACGAAAGTCCTCACGGACTTTCTTGGTCGGTAACTTTTTGTTAATTTAGGTGCTT contains:
- a CDS encoding 2OG-Fe(II) oxygenase → MTNSKIEIQNILPNTKLTCFVIPSLFSKAECEELLNVNRKESFQKAISNYPTYYRNNERFVTDDNELSIQLFKKVKPYLPKIIKIDSSIKAENGIWKIKELNNRLRFCKYSENQYFNRHLDGIHYRNETTQSKLTFMIYLNNASEFKGGRTLFYETKETDKIWASYIPKQGDLIVFDHNVWHEGELVKQGEKYVLRSDILYSKQVTKQIQKPFTGHLGYIWSILKINDNTILSGGRDKEIKSWNIFGKQMHSLNGHLNSILSIEKISNNIFISGSRDRKIIVWKDFKKINTIEIHSAIVLSLCRIDNNTFASSSGDNTVKISNLKGTVLQTFKEHKNWVWKVIKLSQDIIASSSEDGTIKIWDCKIEKSINTFFENCSIISLTYNKLTRQLISGNLKGEITIRTLSKDYHQVGIKTFKAHSGIIRTIKLINHNQIATGGEDNKVKIWDLNGQILSEFEHQNFVQSIELLDKETIISASYDGTIKTWKIKTTANNGYN